One stretch of Pyrenophora tritici-repentis strain M4 chromosome 4, whole genome shotgun sequence DNA includes these proteins:
- a CDS encoding RNA-binding protein (RRM domain), producing the protein MAADDTKSKKRKGASEAAPKAKKARKSDDVAAVVADAKPTRKSARKQAADFMEIDDVVEEEAPVAEAVKPKKGKKSKAATKVDEVAAEPVAEAVEVTEVQEKPKKQGKKAKAAVTEETVVVEAPKEKVKKTKKTKTADAAPAEETTTVVKETITVTKPKKAKAAKKQEAPEPEVQVTEVAVVEDAAEDAEGAEDAEDAEDAAEDDQTAALLAGFSDDDTDADDDLNFDEDAKVPKLSAKQRKAIKEAENAPKSNQPGVIYVGRVPRGFFESQMKKYFSQFGKVNKLRLSRNKKTGASKHYAFVEFQSQEVADIVARTMNNYLLFGHILKVHLIPTDQVHPDLFKGGKDRFKVDPRNKKAGLEMERGAERAQWEKRVETENKRRTSKAKELKETFDYEFEAPALKTVDSVPKQTTLKAAEPQQLLTETLAEEAPVAEAPKGKKGKKAAKAGVESTETLTVTEAVSPAPAKKGKKATKAKAAEEPTVAVEQVTVVTEPIADKKTKKDKKRKSDVALDTPAATVTEEEEPAA; encoded by the exons ATGGCCGCCGACGATACCAAGAGCAAGAAGCGCAAGG GCGCATCAGAGGCAGCGCCCAAGGCGAAGAAGGCTAGAAAATCCGACGATGTTGCTGCCGTTGTGGCCGATGCCAAGCCGACAAGGAAATCAGCGCGCAAACAAGCCGCTGACTTTATGGAAATTGACGACGTCGTGGAGGAAGAGGCGCCCGTTGCCGAAGCTGTGAAGCCGAAAAAGGGCAAGAAGAGCAAAGCCGCCACAAAGGTCGATGAGGTGGCTGCTGAGCCTGTCGCTGAGGCGGTCGAGGTCACCGAGGTGCAAGAGAAGCCCAAGAAGCAGGGAAAGAAGGCCAAGGCCGCTGTCACAGAGGAGACAGTCGTCGTGGAAGCGCCCAAGGAAAAGGTGAAGAAGACCAAGAAGACCAAGACGGCTGATGCTGCACCTGCCGAGGAAACTACCACTGTCGTAAAAGAGACCATCACCGTCACAAAGCCAAAGAAGGCCAAGGCAGCCAAGAAGCAGGAGGCGCCTGAGCCCGAAGTCCAAGTCACTGAGGTTGCAGTAGTCGAAGACGCTGCTGAAGATGCTGAGGGTGCTGAGGACGCCGAGGACGCTGAGGACGCTGCTGAGGACGACCAAACAGCTGCCCTACTTGCTGGCTTCAGCGACGACGATACGGATGCGGACGACGACCTCAACTTCGACGAGGATGCAAAGGTCCCcaagctcagcgcgaagCAGCGGAAAGCAATCAAGGAGGCAGAGAACGCCCCCAAGTCCAACCAGCCGGGTGTCATCTATGTTGG TCGTGTACCCCGCGGTTTCTTCGAATCACAGATGAAGAAGTACTTCTCCCAGTTCGGCAAGGTCAACAAGCTACGTCTGTCGCGCAACAAGAAGACGGGCGCCTCCAAGCACTACGCTTTCGTCGAGTTCCAATCCCAAGAAGTCGCTGACATTGTCGCGCGAACCATGAACAACTACCTGCTGTTCGGCCACATCCTCAAGGTCCACCTGATCCCCACCGATCAAGTACACCCCGATCTCTTCAAGGGTGGAAAAGACCGGTTCAAGGTCGACCCTCGTAACAAGAAGGCTGGTCTGGAGATGGAACGTGGCGCTGAGCGGGCTCAATGGGAAAAGCGCGTTGAGACGGAGAACAAGAGGCGGACTAGCAAGGCAAAGGAGCTTAAGGAGACCTTTGACTACGAGTTCGAGGCGCCTGCACTCAAGACCGTTGACAGCGTTCCAAAGCAAACTACGCTCAAGGCCGCAGAGCCCCAACAGCTCCTCACCGAGACACTAGCGGAAGAAGCTCCCGTCGCTGAGGCCCCCAAGGGAAAGAAGGGAAAGAAGGCCGCAAAGGCTGGCGTTGAATCAACCGAGACCCTCACAGTCACAGAGGCCGTCTCACCCGCACCAGCCAAAAAGGGCAAGAAGGCCACAAAGGCAAAGGCAGCCGAGGAGCCCACTGTCGCAGTCGAGCAAGTCACCGTAGTGACTGAACCCATCGCAGACAAGAAGACCAAAAAAGACAAGAAGCGCAAGTCGGACGTTGCCCTTGACACCCCCGCTGCCACCGTCACCGAAGAGGAGGAGCCTGCCGCC TAG
- a CDS encoding SMN domain containing protein encodes MAPIVDMSDKNAWDDSVLIDSWDNAVNEYKKYHSIHQSGKRLEDVLTTEELKELREDYGDLMEDGEVETASGAAESNSVADRDSTEILHPQTQTNRGAAPVPTSPMQGPDSADQQQQQRLQDPSPSVEALSAPHATETLADALPQAILGTVQDEKMKNMMMSWYFAGYYTGLHAGQQQARKDANQ; translated from the exons ATGGCACCAATCGTTGACATGAGCGACAAGAACGCGTGGGACGATTCTGTATTGATCGACTCGTGGGACAATGCTGTCAACGAGTACAAG AAGTATCATAGCATCCACCAGTCGGGTAAGCGATTGGAAGACGTCTTGACCACAGAGGAGCTGAAAGAGCTGCGAGA AGACTACGGAGATCTAATGGAGGACGGCGAGGTGGAGACGGCCTCGGGAGCGGCAGAGAGCAACAGTGTCGCGGATCGTGACAGTACCGAAATATTGCATCCACAGACGCAGACAAATAGAGGTGCCGCGCCTGTGCCCACCAGCCCTATGCAG GGACCAGATAGTGCGGaccagcaacagcaacaacggCTGCAAGACCCGTCACCGAGCGTTGAGGCTCTTTCTGCGCCACATGCTACCGAGACGCTGGCCGATGCTCTACCCCAGGCTATTCTTGGAACGG TTCAAGATGAAAAGATGAAAAACATGATGATGTCTTGGTATTTTGCTGGCTACTACACTGGTTTGCACGCGGGCCAGCAACAAGCACGCAAGGACGCCAACCAGTAA
- a CDS encoding 4F5 domain containing protein gives MARGNQREKAREKNLKAEAGKKGKNTQSGTEFARTKESVAEIMRAKQAAAEAKKAAEAGAKK, from the exons ATGGCTCGTGGTAACCAGCGCGAAAAGGCTAGGGAAAAGAACCTCAAGGCCGAGGCGGGAAAG AAAGGAAAGAACACT CAATCCGGCACCGAGTTTGCCCGAACCAAGGAGTCTGTAGCAGAGATCATGCGCGCGAAGCAAGCAGCTG CCGAGGCGAAGAAGGCGGCTGAAGCAGGCGCCAAGAAATGA